The nucleotide sequence CTTTCAGGCGTCACGTCGGGCTTCAGCTTTCTGAACTTCCAGGGCATTTTTCTCAACCTGCAGAGGCATTGCTCTACCTGCCTGTTGAGGCAGCCTCAAATCTGGATGCCATTTTTCGCAGTTTCTGGCGAATGCTGGCCTCAAAAAGACGCCTTCTTCAGTGGAATGTATCGGTCTGTTCTGGCAACGCTGCTCCCGATCACCTTTGGGAAACCGTGGTTGCCATGTGGGCCGGGCCCGTAACCGCCTTGCTGGGTATGCTTGCCTGTATCGCCTTGGGCAACGGCATGGCGGCAAGCACTGCCCTGGCTGGCGTTGTTTGCCTGCTGTGGTTTTTTTCGCCGGTCATGGCGTGGTGGTCGAGTCTTCCTCTCAAGCGGCATCAGGAAAAGCTCACCCCAGAGCAAACCGGTTTTCTGTTCAGAATTGCCCGCAAGACCTGGAAGTTTTTTGCAACCTTTGCCGGGGCTGAAAGCAACTGGCTTCCGCCAGACAACTATCAGGAAGTTCCCACCGGCAGGCTGGCCCACCGTTCTTCACCCACCAATATGGGCATTGCGCTGCTGGCAAATCTTTCCGCCTATGATTTCGGTTTTATAACCGCCGGGGCATTTTTGGAGCGCACATCCAACTCCCTGTCAGTGATGGAAAAACTTGAAAGATACAAAGGCCATTTTTTCAACTGGTACGACACCCAGTCTCTGGCGCCTTTGTCGCCGCGCTACGTGTCGTCTGTGGACAGTGGCAACATGGTTGGGCACCTTTCGGTCTTGCGCGCAGGGTTGCAGGATTTTGTAGAAAAAAGGGTAAGCCATCCACTGCTTTTTAAAGACCTGAAAAAAACGCTTGCCATCCTGGTTGAAACTGCCCCCAAGCCTTCCGGTGGGGCTGCAAACTCACCGCTAGCCACTCTCAACCTAGAGCTAGATGCGGCCATACAGTCGTTTTCATTGTCTGCAAGTCACGTCAGAAAAGATCTTGAACATCTACAAACATCTGCAACAGCAGCTTTTACCCGGCGTGATCAGACTTCAGCCATGCTGAAAACGGACGACTACGGCAGCATGCAAGAAATGTTTTTGCTCAAATTGCAGGATAAACTGGACGAGCTTGCGCTTTTTATGCCCTGGACATTGCTTCAGGATATGCCCCCTGCTGTTCTGCAAGATTTTCAGATGCTTGACGCACACCTCACCCTGTTTGAACTTGCCGGGCTTGAAGAGACCGTTTTGCCGCGTCTGGCATTGTGCGCCGCAGAGGAAAAAAATCCATCGAGGCAGCCTCTCTTTGCTGAGCTTGCGGTACTTGTTGGTGCAGGCAGCCGGCAAGCCAGGGCGCGGCTTGAACAGATAACGGAGATGATGGAGCAGTGCACCGGGCTAGTGTGCCTTGAGTACGATTTTCTTTACGACTCCACGCGAAAATTGCTGTCTATCGGCTACAACGTGGACGAAAACAGAAGAGATGCAAGCTATTATGACCTGCTGGCCTCAGAGGCCCGGCTGGCAGTATTTGTGGGCATTGCCCAGGGCCATCTGCCGCAGGAAAGCTGGTTTTCTCTTGGGCGGCTTTTAACCACCACCACGGATCAAAAGCCGGTGCTTCTTTCCTGGAGCGGCTCGATGTTTGAGTATCTGATGCCGCTTCTTGTGATGCCCTTCTATGAAAACAGCCTGCTTGACCAATCCTGCAAAGCTGCTGTTGCCGCACAGATCGAATATGGGGGGAAAAACGGGCTGCCGTGGGGGATATCTGAAAGCGGCTACTGCATGACCGACGCGCGCGCCGACTATATGTACAAGGCCTTTGGGGTGCCGGGGCTAGGCATCAAGCGCGACCTGACCGCAGATATGGTTGTGGCTCCATACGCTTCGGCCTTGGCCGCCATGATAGCTCCACGTGATGCCTGTCTTAACCTTGAACGTCTTTCACAGGAAGGCGCAGAAGGTGAGTACGGCATGTACGAGGCCGTTGACTATACCGAATCGCGATTGCCCAGAGGGGAAACATTCGAGATCGTGCGTTCCTACATGGCGCATCATCAGGGAATGAGCCTGCTTGCCCTCGAGGCCTTGCTGCTTGATTACCCCATGCAAAAACGGTTTGAAAGCGATCCCCAGTTTCAATCCGCCATACTGGTTTTGCAGGAACGGGCTCCGGAAGCAATTCCAGGTTATGTACGCACGGCAACACGGTCGGGTGTTCCCGCAATTCACAGGTCAGTAAAAGGTGCAACGCGCATCATCGGTTCGCCGCACACTGCAAGGCCAGAGGTTCAGCTGCTTTCAAACGGCAGGTATCATGTCATGGTAACCAATGCCGGTGGCGGGTACAGTCGCTGGAAAAACCTTTCTGTAACCAGGTGGAAAGAAGATACGACGTGTGACGACTGGGGTACGTTCTGTTACATCCGCGATCTTGCCACAGGAGAATACTGGTCTACCACCTTTCAGCCTACCCAGGTAAAAACTGAACATTTCAAGGTGATTTTTTCAGAAGGGCGGGCCGAATTTCATTGCCGTAACCTTAACTATGATGTGCATACGGATATTGCGGTTTCGCCAGAACACGATGTCGAACTGCGGCGAACAAAGATCACGAACAACTCTCTGGAACAGCGAACCATAGACATGACCAGTTTTGCCGAGGTGGTTCTTGCTTCTTGCGCCGCTGATGCCTTGCATCCGGCATTCAGCAACCTTTTTGTCCAGACCGAAATAGTTGAAGATCAGTTTGCGATTCTATGCACACGCCGCGCCCGCTCTGAAGAAGAAAATACCCCCTGCATGCTGCACATGATGACTGTGCACGGCGTGCCTGTTGACGCCATTTCTTACGAAACGAACAGACGGCAATTTATTGGCCGTGAGCGCACCATAAAAAATCCAAGGGCAATGGACAGGGAAGTTTTTGATCTTTCTGACAGTGCTGGAGCCGTGCTTGACCCGGTTGTTGCCGTGCGCACTCGCATCACGCTTGAGGCCGGGCAGTCTGCAATAATTGATGTTGTGTCTGGCGTGGGCGAGTCACGGCCAACAGCCATGGCCCTTATTGAAAAATACCGGGATAAGGGCATTGCCGACCGCGTTGCCCGTATGGCTTGGGTTCATGGCCAAATTCTGCTGCGTCAGATCCACGCCACCGAGGTGGAGGCGCAACTATATACCTGTCTGGCAGATTCCATCGTGTACGCCAATGCGCAACTGCGTGCAGAAAGCTCTGTGCTTGTGCAAAACAGCAAGGGGCAGTCCGGACTTTGGGGGTATACGCTGTCCGGCGATCTTCCCATACTGCTGTTGCGGATAGGAAGCGTTGACAATATCGAGCTTGTCCGCCAGCTTTTGCGGGCGCATACGTACTGGAATCTTAAAGGCTTATTGGTTGACCTGGTCATCTGGAATGAAGACAAGGCCGGGTACAGGCAGCTTCTGCATGACCAGATCATGGGGCTTATTGCAGAGGGAAACGGCAGTAGCCTTGGGAAACCTGGGGGGATTTTTGTCCTTTCTGCCGATCGCATAGTTGAAGAAGACCGAATCTTGATGCAGGCAGTTGCCCGGGTCATTATTGCCGACGACAAAGAGTCTTTGGCGCAACTGGTAAAAGGCCGCATAGCGCCTGTCAATACAATTCCCTATCTTGCTCTGTCGGAAGGGCCAAGAGTTTCCCGTGCCGAAAGCGCCCTGCCTGCCCCCCGCAATGACCTTGTTCTCTTTAACGGACTGGGAGGTTTTACTCCCGACGGGCGGGAATATGTTATAATTACCGCTCAGGGCCAGGCCACGCCCGCTCCCTGGGCCAATGTGCTCGCAAATTCACAGTTTGGAACCGTTGTTTCGGAAACAGGGCTAGCCTTTACCTGGAGCGAGAATGCCCACGAGCACCGCATTACCCCGTGGTCAAATGACCCCGTGGGTGATTCAAGGGGCGAGGCATTCTATCTTCGCGATAACGACACCGGCTACTTCTGGTCGCCATCTCCCCGCCCATGCCGGGGCAAAACGCCTTACACAACCCGGCACGGCTTTGGCTACAGCGTATTTGAACATACTGAACGCGGTATAAAATCAGAGCTTCTTGTGCATGTTGACGTGGACGCCCCGGTAAAATGCATGCGGCTGACAGTGAAAAATGAGTCGCCAATACCGCGCAGGCTGTCGGCAACGGGCTATGTGGCCTGGGTTTTGGGCGATTTGCCGGAGAAAACACGCATGCACATAGCCACAGAAGTTGACCAGATGAGCGGGACAGTTTTTGCCTGCAATTCCTACAATTCTGAGTTTTCTGGTCGAACAGCTTTTTTTGGCACAGACGACAGCATTAAATCTGTGAGCTGCGACCGCGCTGAATTTTTGGGTCGCAATGGTTCTCTGGACAATCCGGCGGCCATGGGGCGCAGCCGCCTTTCGGGCCGAAACGGTGTTGGCCTGGACCCGTGTGCCGTTATTCAGGTTCCGTTCACTCTCGCCGCTGGCGAGGAGAGGGTCATTGCATTTCGGCTTGGAGTCGGGAAATCCAAGGATGAATGCAGAGAACTTGCCATGCGGTTTAAAGGCGTGGAGGCAACGCAGGAATCCTTGAGCCGGGTCTGGCGGCAGTGGGACCGCCTGCTTGGCTCCGCCTATGTGGAAACACCGGATATGTCTTTCAACGTTATGGCCAACGGCTGGCTGCTGTATCAGGCCATAGCCTGCAGGATGTGGGGGCGCGGAGCCATATATCAGTCTGGCGGTGCATTCGGATTCCGCGACCAGTTGCAGGACGCAATGGCGCTTGTGCATACCGCACCCCATTTGCTGCGTGAACAGATACTGTTATGCGCATCGCGGCAGTTTGCAGAGGGGGATGTCATGCACTGGTGGCATCCGCCGTCAGGCCGAGGAGTGCGCACTCGCTGCTCGGACGACTACCTCTGGTTGCCGCAGGCCGTTTGCCGCTATGTCAGCTCTACCCAGGATACCGGTATACTGGACGAGCAGGCTGTCTTGATCACAGGACGGCCCCTCAAGGACGATGAAGATGCTTATTACGACCAGCCATCCGCTTCTGGCAACACGGCAACAATCTATGAGCATTGCGTGCTGGCAATACGCTATGGGTTAAAATTTGGGGCACACGGGCTGCCGCTTATGGGTTCTGGCGATTGGAATGATGGGATGGACAAAGTTGGCGCTGGTGGAAAAGGCGAAAGCGTCTGGCTGGCCTTTTTCCTTTACGATGTGCTTGCCAGGTTTGGTCCCCTTGCGGCTGCACGCGGCGATTTGCCCTTTTATCAGGAATGTTCAAGTCAACTAGCTGTATTGAAAGACAAAATAGAAACACACGGCTGGGATGGCGGATGGTATCGGCGTGCATACTTTGATGACGGCACCCCCCTGGGCTCGGCAGAAAATAGTGAGTGCCGTATTGACTCCATAGCGCAAAGCTGGTCGGTGCTCTCAAAAGCAGGGAGTGCGGAGCATGTCAAACTGGCTATGCGGGCGCTGGATGACTACCTTGTGCGGCGCGAGGACAAACTGGTAAAACTGTTTACACCACCTTTTGACGTGCAGACCCCCAACCCCGGCTATATCAGAGGATACACTCCTGGTGTGCGCGAAAACGGGGGCCAATACACCCATGCAGCCGTGTGGGCGGCCATGGCCTTTGCCCAGTTGGGTGATTCCAGCCGGGCATGGGAAATCTTCAATATCATCAATCCGGTAAATCACTGCAAAACCGCAGGGGATATGGCGCGCTACGAAGTGGAACCCTATGTGGCTGCCGCTGACGTTTATGCCGCCCCCGGCCTCGTTGGGCGCGGCGGCTGGACATGGTATACTGGTTCAGCCGCCTGGATGTATCGACTGATGCTTGAATCCCTTATGGGAATCAACATTGAAAATGGCGCGTTGCGAATTGCCCCCTGCCTACCTGAAAGCTGGGGTTGTTGCACCGTTCATTATCGCTATTGTAGCGCGGTCTATCACATAGAAATTACTCAGAAATGTGCTGGAGGTAAAAACCTTTCCATCACACTTGATGGAACTGCACAAAATGACTCGCTTGTTCCACTGGCTGACGACAATCAAGAACATGAAGTGGCTGTTATTATTCAGCAATAAGTAATTTGAAGATGCCTATATTGTTTTTTGCAACCGATTTCGAGGGGGTGCATATATGTAATGACATTATAACATTATGCAAATATAGTGTATAAACCTAGTTGATAGTAGCCAATCCGTGTTTATGATAGCATTAAAAATTGTATTACTATCATACGGATTGGAGGGATTACATATATGCTCTATTCAAAACTTGTCACACTTTTTTCGGACGGAGTCAGCTTTTCAGAGGACGAAGTACCTTTGGGGGATAACCTCGTCGTCAGAAATTTCAGCTTTCACTCTCCTGAACGACAGCGGGTTGGCCCGGCACATTCCCAGATTGCTGCCAGCGCCACGGGATCAGAAGTTGATGAAGAAATTCAGGAGAATAATAATTTCAGATACCATGTAATGATGCCGGCCCAAATGAAAAAGGCCCGCAACGTTGTCATCATGCTTCATGGTCTGAATGAAAGATACTGGACAAAATACCTGCCTTGGGCTGCATCTGTTGTTGAAGCAACCGGCCACGCGGTTGTTCTTTTTCCGCT is from Desulfovibrio desulfuricans and encodes:
- a CDS encoding GH36-type glycosyl hydrolase domain-containing protein: MNLFSKTAYGILSALGAFFQVKQIPWKYAGEVGQYQLELFSTEHLGEHGRLLAERHHIATEKHPEVLLPRLVDNEKMFLSVHSLLNEDALCGVQIAPAGECLLDNFYILEEQIRAVRRHLPKGYSRELPHLTTGFSAGLPRAYDIAQEVIWHSDGRVNAETVKAVLTSYQTVSVLTIGELWAVPIMFRFALIENIRHISALIAAYRTDRALAVHWASKLTHTAAASPKDLIMVIADMARSNPALTGSFVAEFSRQLKGMGPSLALPLTWVEQQLADSGQTIDQLVHVENQMQAASQLSMSNCFNSLRAIESIDWKGFVDSVSVVEDTLRKDPAEVYAAMDFNSRNYCRTIIEKLARCSQLTENEIALKAIDLAREGMSLHGKNARSAHVGCYLTAEGKPLLETAVSAHFGPVQTLARAADRLRVPLYISTIILLTLFFTVSFAFVAMAQGVQNLWASLFLLPIIIVACHLALTVANKIASIAINPKPLLKMDFSTGLPEHLLTLVIVPAMLTSKDSIKCLFDDLEVRFLANQDTSLYFGLLTDFSDSATETVPNDKLLVRVARQMTAELNAKYAAENYTPFFLFHRPRLWNAQEGIWMGHERKRGKIEELNNFLCGRTSDVFSVVEGDRTVFSRVRYIITLDADTQLPRDSARQLVGAMAHPLNRARLDEGKQRVIKGYGILQPRVEPSLAGANRSRYARLNCKKSGIDPYTRTVSDSYQDIFGEGSYIGKGVYDLNTFDSMLSGRFPDNKVLSHDLLEGCFARSGLLSDVSFYEDYPMAYLTDAARRHRWIRGDWQIINWLLPRVPGGDGQMHKNSLSLLSRWKIFDNLRRSLTPAALIVLLISGWAMLPLSWQWTSLVVGFLFLPALLEAVFAMLNKPRDTSFRRHVGLQLSELPGHFSQPAEALLYLPVEAASNLDAIFRSFWRMLASKRRLLQWNVSVCSGNAAPDHLWETVVAMWAGPVTALLGMLACIALGNGMAASTALAGVVCLLWFFSPVMAWWSSLPLKRHQEKLTPEQTGFLFRIARKTWKFFATFAGAESNWLPPDNYQEVPTGRLAHRSSPTNMGIALLANLSAYDFGFITAGAFLERTSNSLSVMEKLERYKGHFFNWYDTQSLAPLSPRYVSSVDSGNMVGHLSVLRAGLQDFVEKRVSHPLLFKDLKKTLAILVETAPKPSGGAANSPLATLNLELDAAIQSFSLSASHVRKDLEHLQTSATAAFTRRDQTSAMLKTDDYGSMQEMFLLKLQDKLDELALFMPWTLLQDMPPAVLQDFQMLDAHLTLFELAGLEETVLPRLALCAAEEKNPSRQPLFAELAVLVGAGSRQARARLEQITEMMEQCTGLVCLEYDFLYDSTRKLLSIGYNVDENRRDASYYDLLASEARLAVFVGIAQGHLPQESWFSLGRLLTTTTDQKPVLLSWSGSMFEYLMPLLVMPFYENSLLDQSCKAAVAAQIEYGGKNGLPWGISESGYCMTDARADYMYKAFGVPGLGIKRDLTADMVVAPYASALAAMIAPRDACLNLERLSQEGAEGEYGMYEAVDYTESRLPRGETFEIVRSYMAHHQGMSLLALEALLLDYPMQKRFESDPQFQSAILVLQERAPEAIPGYVRTATRSGVPAIHRSVKGATRIIGSPHTARPEVQLLSNGRYHVMVTNAGGGYSRWKNLSVTRWKEDTTCDDWGTFCYIRDLATGEYWSTTFQPTQVKTEHFKVIFSEGRAEFHCRNLNYDVHTDIAVSPEHDVELRRTKITNNSLEQRTIDMTSFAEVVLASCAADALHPAFSNLFVQTEIVEDQFAILCTRRARSEEENTPCMLHMMTVHGVPVDAISYETNRRQFIGRERTIKNPRAMDREVFDLSDSAGAVLDPVVAVRTRITLEAGQSAIIDVVSGVGESRPTAMALIEKYRDKGIADRVARMAWVHGQILLRQIHATEVEAQLYTCLADSIVYANAQLRAESSVLVQNSKGQSGLWGYTLSGDLPILLLRIGSVDNIELVRQLLRAHTYWNLKGLLVDLVIWNEDKAGYRQLLHDQIMGLIAEGNGSSLGKPGGIFVLSADRIVEEDRILMQAVARVIIADDKESLAQLVKGRIAPVNTIPYLALSEGPRVSRAESALPAPRNDLVLFNGLGGFTPDGREYVIITAQGQATPAPWANVLANSQFGTVVSETGLAFTWSENAHEHRITPWSNDPVGDSRGEAFYLRDNDTGYFWSPSPRPCRGKTPYTTRHGFGYSVFEHTERGIKSELLVHVDVDAPVKCMRLTVKNESPIPRRLSATGYVAWVLGDLPEKTRMHIATEVDQMSGTVFACNSYNSEFSGRTAFFGTDDSIKSVSCDRAEFLGRNGSLDNPAAMGRSRLSGRNGVGLDPCAVIQVPFTLAAGEERVIAFRLGVGKSKDECRELAMRFKGVEATQESLSRVWRQWDRLLGSAYVETPDMSFNVMANGWLLYQAIACRMWGRGAIYQSGGAFGFRDQLQDAMALVHTAPHLLREQILLCASRQFAEGDVMHWWHPPSGRGVRTRCSDDYLWLPQAVCRYVSSTQDTGILDEQAVLITGRPLKDDEDAYYDQPSASGNTATIYEHCVLAIRYGLKFGAHGLPLMGSGDWNDGMDKVGAGGKGESVWLAFFLYDVLARFGPLAAARGDLPFYQECSSQLAVLKDKIETHGWDGGWYRRAYFDDGTPLGSAENSECRIDSIAQSWSVLSKAGSAEHVKLAMRALDDYLVRREDKLVKLFTPPFDVQTPNPGYIRGYTPGVRENGGQYTHAAVWAAMAFAQLGDSSRAWEIFNIINPVNHCKTAGDMARYEVEPYVAAADVYAAPGLVGRGGWTWYTGSAAWMYRLMLESLMGINIENGALRIAPCLPESWGCCTVHYRYCSAVYHIEITQKCAGGKNLSITLDGTAQNDSLVPLADDNQEHEVAVIIQQ